One Calditrichia bacterium DNA window includes the following coding sequences:
- a CDS encoding TRAP transporter small permease subunit, whose translation MLHTYVQIVDAMSERLGRAVSWLATVLVVVVCYDVFTRYFLKNSIVAVQEMQWHLFAIIFLLAAPYTLKHDRHVRVDVLYTRFSPKAKAWVNLLGSFVLLLPFAIITIYSSIDFVQNSFAVGETSPDPGGLPARYVLKAMIPISMFLLSLQAFSEAAKSWLEISGAQKSGEQ comes from the coding sequence ATGCTGCACACTTACGTTCAAATTGTCGATGCCATGAGCGAGCGCCTCGGTCGCGCGGTTAGCTGGTTGGCTACTGTGCTGGTTGTGGTGGTTTGTTACGATGTGTTCACCCGCTATTTTTTGAAAAACAGCATCGTTGCGGTGCAGGAAATGCAGTGGCATTTGTTTGCGATTATTTTTTTGCTGGCTGCGCCGTATACGTTAAAACATGATCGCCACGTCCGGGTTGATGTGCTGTACACCCGTTTTTCGCCAAAAGCGAAAGCCTGGGTAAACCTGCTCGGCAGTTTTGTGCTGCTCCTTCCTTTTGCAATTATCACTATTTATTCATCGATCGATTTTGTGCAAAACTCCTTTGCCGTTGGTGAAACCTCGCCCGATCCCGGCGGACTTCCGGCGCGATATGTGTTGAAAGCGATGATTCCCATCTCGATGTTTCTGCTCAGTTTACAGGCTTTTTCTGAAGCTGCCAAATCGTGGCTGGAAATTTCCGGTGCACAGAAATCCGGGGAGCAATAA
- a CDS encoding thioredoxin family protein produces the protein MKKLNIILILIWVSIMSFFSLQAIAPGETADNFTLPDYNGKNHSLTDYQNQSAIVLIFVSTRCPVSNAYNERMEKLFKEYSGKKVTFLGINANRREDAAMIKTHCAENGITFSVLKDEDNAIADKFGAKVTPEVFVLSPKLQLLYHGHIDDSQRESQVKQTGLKDALDSILAGKAVADAVTKPFGCSIKRDRD, from the coding sequence ATGAAAAAATTGAATATCATTCTAATATTAATTTGGGTGAGCATTATGAGCTTTTTCAGTCTTCAGGCAATTGCACCGGGCGAAACGGCAGATAATTTCACATTGCCGGATTACAACGGAAAAAACCACAGTTTGACGGATTACCAAAATCAGTCCGCTATTGTGCTCATTTTTGTATCGACCCGCTGCCCTGTTTCCAACGCTTATAATGAGCGAATGGAAAAATTGTTCAAAGAATACAGCGGGAAAAAAGTTACTTTTTTGGGAATTAACGCCAATCGCCGGGAAGATGCCGCGATGATCAAAACGCATTGTGCGGAAAACGGCATCACTTTTTCGGTGCTGAAAGATGAAGACAACGCGATTGCCGATAAATTTGGTGCGAAAGTAACGCCGGAAGTTTTTGTGCTCTCGCCGAAATTGCAGTTGCTGTATCACGGGCACATCGACGATTCGCAGCGGGAATCGCAAGTGAAACAAACCGGGCTGAAAGATGCGCTGGATTCGATTCTTGCCGGAAAAGCCGTTGCGGACGCGGTTACCAAACCATTTGGCTGCAGCATCAAACGCGATCGCGATTAA
- a CDS encoding glycosyltransferase family 2 protein: protein MTPISVVVITKNEAENIARCIRSVQEIADEIIIVDAHSTDDTVAICKSLGATVISRNWEGYAQNKNIGNAQAKHDFILSMDADEALSDELISEIRQVKQQLRGVYSFNRLTNYCGTWIRHSGWYPDTKTRLFDRRIARWQGDFVHETLTFPAETPQTHLRGDLLHYSYHSISDHVHRQDRYSELAAQELQNKNYNGSIKKLLFGPVGRFFKSYVVKKGYRDGFYGFIICSMAAFYVFLREAKALHLAKQRKTSIDK from the coding sequence ATGACGCCAATTTCAGTGGTTGTTATTACTAAAAATGAAGCAGAAAACATCGCCCGTTGTATCCGCTCCGTTCAGGAAATTGCCGATGAAATTATTATTGTGGACGCCCACAGCACAGACGACACGGTTGCCATTTGCAAATCATTGGGAGCAACGGTTATATCGCGAAATTGGGAGGGATACGCCCAAAACAAAAACATTGGAAACGCGCAGGCAAAGCACGATTTCATTCTTTCAATGGATGCGGATGAGGCACTTTCTGACGAATTGATCAGCGAAATCCGGCAGGTGAAACAACAATTGCGGGGTGTTTATTCGTTCAATCGACTCACCAATTATTGCGGCACATGGATTCGCCACAGCGGTTGGTATCCGGACACCAAAACCCGGTTGTTCGACCGGCGAATTGCCCGATGGCAGGGCGATTTTGTTCACGAAACACTGACGTTTCCGGCAGAAACGCCGCAAACCCATTTGCGGGGCGATCTGCTCCATTATTCATATCATTCAATTTCCGATCACGTTCACCGGCAGGATCGCTATTCCGAACTTGCGGCACAGGAATTGCAAAATAAAAATTACAACGGATCGATCAAAAAATTGCTGTTCGGTCCGGTGGGACGGTTTTTCAAAAGTTATGTTGTAAAAAAGGGCTATCGCGATGGTTTTTATGGATTTATCATCTGTTCAATGGCGGCATTTTATGTGTTTTTGCGGGAAGCAAAAGCCCTGCATTTGGCAAAACAACGCAAAACTTCGATTGATAAATAA